The following coding sequences lie in one Danio rerio strain Tuebingen ecotype United States chromosome 3, GRCz12tu, whole genome shotgun sequence genomic window:
- the tnrc6c1 gene encoding trinucleotide repeat-containing gene 6C protein isoform X11 has translation MVGRHLSSELPPQSGLTAHYENIPPSRSATTASTNSCSSWDPLIIDERDTEAWPSISCKESHVPAGCPLDTESISDISSMSMATGAGQQGHFSANHTSKANVSHSGGLLSSQGGASRGWGSGQSPASGEGKNEVSSTSVGARGWGSSNFNLNLNPNANPSAWPVLGHEGSGMGGGSSGGSNPPPNLCSPPGTLPSQGSSNSGSIGGPNGNSASNGGSGNGSTTWGSIMPSDSSEPHSTPSTNVSFSSEPQNLNTDGPNHTKQEPRSPGHSLSNWGVGPPGMGSFVQSQGGSSQVNGDREPIWGNGDAKSGGGSKDSDWDSGHWVQGGASGTSGWGQAASSGDWGKHSNIDTKGWNSSGSPTQEQQLNSWVRGPNAPASEGSSDSMECHHRRRDRSSRDETSPILPAQDMDPRVLCNTGWGQTPVRQHTAWETEEAARSNRKNDIGTEAWGSSSNAANVGPTSNSGSANPNSGTTSRPDSGGKSEGPCPSTGAAPGWGTAMSSPQAGSGWADTTSNKKPSIGPGDWGSTSAGGPGGNLQKSGQTWGSEEKSPTWEDSHAKAKPQCWVEGPKSHGWGNGPGGESGSGGEWGEPGDGKKNGPSSSTWEGEGTGLNEGSRGWTKPSAGVGGNWGEAQRPSVPPQGWNNKPQEGTNGNSTSGSMGSWGGPSSVKQSCSGWNGGNGGGVKPDHTGDPTGWEEPSPPSIRRKMEIDDGTSVWGDPSTYNKTVNLWDRNNPGMQGKPGPSNANNVPNNHHHHPHHNQPPIQSHNHGGPNSNNNHISPDNAGPHQTGPSHNRTTHMNPGWGEMTNAHSKPEPLWGEPAAPAASVDNGTSAWGKPPGSCGSWGENGPEVYSRGNGPPGSAPCKPAPKSMQDSWGGGEDMGLSAGQWEQDEGDMWNNTASQESNSSCSSWGNPPKKGPPKGKVTNKQDETWIMNRLIKQLTDMGFPRDPAEEALKSNNMNLDQAMSALLEKKTELDKRGMGMSDYNNGLVNKPMGCRPSVISKESSSDRPPFLDKDAGLADDAQTSPFMPSPSLKLPMGSAALPGQSLGVAMQNLNNRQMQSGVFGSSGAAQARALQQQPPPQPSVPPLNSSQPSLRAQVPQFLSPQVQAQLLQFAAKNIGLNPALLTSPINPQHMTLLNQLYQLQLAYQRLQIQQQMLQAQRSVSGPIRQQEQQVARTINNMQQQIQQHQRQLAQALLMKQQQQQPPPSHPGLHPNAGKSALDTFPSHPQASSLSVSDLQTKEPQSSPNSFSPYPISGLNPNMNVNCMEVGGLSIKDSPQPQSRLSQWTHPNSMDNLSGNSSPMEPNFNKHGAISAGPSLGPPSKPPLDDSYSPYNLISSSDSPASPLAPHDSWGQGKNANDKISNGTNVNWPPEFCPGVPWKGLQNIDPETDPNVTPGSVPSGPTINTNIQDVNRYLLRDRSGGKLSDMKSTWSPGPISHTQASLSHELWKVPQGPRNTTAPTRPPPGLTNTKPSSTWGGNTLGLVASWGGSYSSVGTTWSTDSSSRSTSWLVLRNLTPQIDGSTLRTLCMQHGPLITFHLNLTQGNAVVRYSSKEEAAKAQKSLHMCVLGNTTILAEFAGEEEVNRFFAQGQSLTPTTSWQANPGTNQTRLGGGGTAATHPIGHWNSSSLGGGGAGTGSGGKASNELLWGGVPQYSSLWGPPSAEDGRVVGSPTPINTLLPGDLLSGESM, from the exons AGCTGCCCCCGCAAAGTGGCCTGACAGCGCATTATGAGAATATACCCCCCAGTCGCAGTGCCACTACAGCCTCTACTAACAGCTGCAGCAGCTGGGATCCACTGATTATTGACGAGCGCGATACGGAGGCTTGGCCATCAATTTCATGCAAAGAAAGCCACGTTCCTGCAGGATGCCCTTTGGACACTGAAAGTATCAGTGACATCAGCAGCATGAGCATGGCCACTGGAGCTGGCCAGCAAGGCCATTTCTCCGCCAATCACACAAGCAAAGCCAATGTCAGCCACTCAGGAGGCCTGCTCTCTAGTCAGGGTGGGGCCAGCAGAGGCTGGGGCTCTGGCCAATCTCCTGCCAGTGGAGAAGGGAAGAATGAAGTCTCCAGCACATCAGTGGGAGCCAGGGGTTGGGGCTCCTCTAACTTTAACTTGAACTTAAACCCTAATGCCAACCCCTCTGCCTGGCCAGTTCTGGGGCATGAAGGGTCTGGCATGGGTGGCGGCAGCTCAGGGGGAAGCAACCCTCCTCCTAATCTCTGTAGCCCACCGGGCACTCTGCCCAGCCAGGGCTCTAGCAACAGTGGCAGTATAGGTGGTCCCAATGGAAATTCTGCAAGTAATGGTGGCAGTGGCAATGGCAGTACCACATGGGGTAGTATTATGCCCAGTGACTCCTCAGAGCCACACTCCACCCCATCCACGAATGTGTCTTTCAGCTCTGAACCTCAGAACCTTAACACTGATGGACCAAATCACACTAAGCAGGAGCCCAGAAGTCCTGGTCACAGCCTGTCAAACTGGGGGGTTGGACCTCCAGGCATGGGCTCATTTGTTCAATCCCAAGGAGGATCCTCGCAGGTCAACGGGGATAGGGAACCTATTTGGGGTAATGGAGATGCCAAGTCTGGTGGTGGCTCAAAAGACTCTGATTGGGACTCAGGGCACTGGGTACAAGGAGGGGCCTCGGGCACTTCTGGCTGGGGACAAGCTGCCTCATCTGGTGACTGGGGTAAGCATTCCAACATTGACACCAAAGGATGGAATTCTTCAGGCTCTCCCACCCAAGAACAGCAGCTAAATTCTTGGGTCCGTGGGCCCAATGCCCCAGCTAGTGAGGGAAGTAGTGACAGCATGGAATGCCATCATCGCAGGAGGGATCGATCATCAAGAGATGAGACTTCTCCTATTCTGCCTGCCCAGGATATGGATCCTCGGGTTTTGTGCAACACAGGCTGGGGACAAACACCTGTGCGGCAGCATACTGCTTGGGAAACCGAAGAAGCTGCTCGCTCCAACCGCAAGAATGACATTGGAACTGAGGCCTGGGGCTCGTCTTCAAATGCAGCCAATGTAGGACCAACATCTAATTCTGGCAGTGCCAACCCAAACTCAGGCACTACATCCAGACCTGACTCTGGAGGCAAGAGTGAAGGCCCCTGCCCTAGTACTGGTGCTGCACCTGGATGGGGCACAGCAATGTCATCACCCCAGGCTGGCTCTGGTTGGGCAGATACAACCAGCAACAAGAAACCTTCAATTGGTCCTGGAGATTGGGGCAGCACCTCAGCTGGAGGCCCAGGAGGCAACCTGCAGAAAAGTGGTCAGACTTGGGGTTCGGAAGAGAAGTCTCCGACCTGGGAAGACAGTCACGCTAAAGCCAAACCACAGTGCTGGGTTGAGGGACCCAAATCTCACGGGTGGGGTAATGGACCTGGTGGAGAAAGTGGTTCTGGAGGAGAATGGGGTGAACCTGGAGATGGAAAGAAAAATGGTCCCTCCAGCTCTACCTGGGAGGGAGAGGGTACAGGCTTAAATGAGGGATCCAGAGGATGGACCAAGCCTTCTGCTGGAGTAGGAGGAAACTGGGGAGAAGCACAACGCCCCAGTGTGCCACCACAAGGATGGAATAACAAGCCTCAGGAGGGTACCAATGGCAATAGCACCAGTGGAAGCATGGGTTCTTGGGGAGGTCCTAGCTCGGTAAAGCAGAGTTGCTCTGGATGGAATGGAGGAAATGGTGGAGGTGTTAAACCTGACCACACTGGAGACCCCACTGGATGGGAGGAGCCCTCTCCACCCTCCATTCGCCGTAAGATGGAGATCGATGATGGTACCTCAGTTTGGGGTGACCCAAGCACTTACAACAAAACAGTCAATCTCTGGGACAGGAATAACCCTGGAATGCAAGGCAAACCAGGACCTAGCAATGCCAACAATGTACCCaacaaccatcatcatcatccccaTCATAATCAGCCTCCCATACAATCCCACAACCATGGAGGGCCAAACTCAAACAATAATCACATTTCTCCTGATAACGCTGGCCCACATCAAACAGGGCCATCTCACAATAGAACAACCCACATGAATCCAG GATGGGGAGAGATGACAAATGCCCATTCAAAACCTGAACCTTTATGGGGAGAGCCAGCAGCTCCTGCTGCAAGTGTGGACAATGGCACTTCAGCATGGGGCAAACCCCCAGGTAGCTGTGGCAGCTGGGGTGAAAACGGCCCTGAGGTCTATAGCCGAGGCAATGGACCCCCTGGATCTGCCCCCTGCAAACCTG cccCCAAATCTATGCAAGATAGTTGGGGAGGTGGTGAGGACATGGGCCTGTCTGCAGGGCAATGGGAGCAGGATGAGGGTGACATGTGGAACAACACTGCGTCTCAGGAGAGCAACTCCTCCTGCAGCTCCTGGGGCAACCCACCGAAAAAGGGCCCACCAAag GGAAAAGTCACAAACAAACAGGATGAAACCTGGATAATGAATCGTCTCATCAAGCAGTTGACTGACATGGGCTTCCCT AGAGACCCTGCCGAAGAAGCTCTTAAGAGCAACAACATGAACTTGGATCAGGCCATGA GCGCCCTGTTAGAGAAGAAGACGGAACTAGATAAAAGGGGGATGGGAATGTCTGACTACAACAACGGCCTAGTCAATAAACCAATGGGCTGTAGGCCTTCAGTCATCTCCAAAGAATCCTCCTCAGATCGACCCCCTTTCCTGGACAAG GATGCTGGGCTAGCAGATGATGCCCAAACCTCACCGTTTATGCCTTCTCCGAGCCTGAAGCTCCCAATGGGTAGTGCTGCACTCCCTGGCCAGAGTCTAGGAGTTGCCATGCAAAACTTGAACAACAGACAG atgCAGAGTGGAGTGTTTGGTAGTAGCGGAGCAGCACAAGCCCGGGCCCTGCAGCAGCAGCCTCCTCCCCAGCCGTCAGTGCCACCTCTCAACTCGTCCCAGCCTAGTCTACGCGCTCAAGTGCCTCAGTTTCTCAGCCCTCAG GTTCAAGCACagcttttacagtttgcagcaaaAAACATTGGTCTCAACCCTGCACTTTTAACCTCACCAATAAACCCTCAGCATATGACCCTGTTGAACCAACTTTATCAGCTGCAACTG GCGTACCAGCGTTTACAAATTCAGCAGCAGATGTTGCAGGCACAGCGCAGTGTTTCTGGCCCCATCCGACAGCAAGAGCAGCAA GTTGCACGTACAATCAATAACATGCAGCAACAGATCCAACAGCACCAGCGGCAGCTGGCTCAGGCTCTGCTGAtgaaacaacagcagcagcagccgcCCCCCTCACACCCAGGCCTGCATCCCAATGCAGGCAAATCAGCTCTGGACACATTTCCATCCCACCCCCAGGCCTCCAGCCTCTCTGTTTCCGACCTTCAGACCAAAGAGCCGCAGTCTTCTCCAAACTCCTTCTCACCCTACCCTATTT CTGGATTAAACCCTAACATGAATGTAAACTGCATGGAAGTGGGTGGCCTGTCCATTAAGGATTCTCCTCAGCCTCAGTCACGCCTGTCACAGTGGACACACCCAAACTCCATGGATAACCTCTCTGGCAACTCCTCCCCAATGGAGCCCAACTTCAACAAGCATG GTGCCATCTCTGCAGGCCCAAGTTTGGGTCCCCCTAGTAAACCACCACTAGATGACTCCTACAGTCCCTACAATCTGATTTCCAGCTCAGATTCTCCTGCCAGCCCTCTGGCACCTCACGATAGCTGGGGCCAGGGAAAGAATGCCAATGACAAGATCTCCAATGGGACCAATGTTAACTGGCCTCCAG AGTTTTGTCCAGGAGTGCCATGGAAAGGACTGCAGAATATTGACCCCGAGACAGACCCAAATGTGACCCCAGGGAGTGTTCCCAGCGGGCCCACCATCAACACCAATATTCAGGATGTGAACCGCTACCTGCTGAGGGACAGGAGTGGAG GCAAGCTGTCTGACATGAAGTCCACTTGGTCCCCGGGGCCCATCTCGCACACCCAGGCATCTCTATCTCATGAGCTTTGGAAAGTACCACAAGGGCCCCGCAACACGACAGCTCCCACACGGCCACCTCCAGGCCTGACCAACACCAAGCCCTCGTCCACATGGGGAGGAAACACACTTGGTCTGGTAGCTAGCTGGGGCGGCTCCTACTCCtcag TAGGTACCACATGGAGTACAGACAGCTCCAGCAGGAGCACTAGCTGGCTGGTTTTGAGAAACCTCACACCTCAG ATTGATGGTTCAACACTCCGAACACTGTGCATGCAGCACGGCCCGCTCATCACATTCCATCTCAACCTGACACAGGGCAATGCTGTGGTCCGCTACAGTTCTAAAGAGGAGGCTGCCAAAGCCCAGAAATCCCTACACAT GTGTGTTCTGGGAAACACCACTATACTGGCAGAGTTTGCTGGAGAAGAGGAGGTGAACCGCTTCTTTGCACAGGGTCAGTCCCTAACACCCACCACCAGCTGGCAGGCCAACCCTGGCACCAATCAAACACGGCTGGGAGGCGGAGGGACGGCGGCCACGCACCCCATCGGCCACTGGAATAGCAGTAGTCTGGGAGGAGGAGGGGCCGGGACGGGGTCCGGCGGAAAGGCGAGCAACGAGCTGCTGTGGGGGGGTGTACCGCAGTACTCCAGCCTGTGGGGGCCACCCAGCGCTGAGGATGGCCGAGTTGTCGGCAGCCCCACCCCAATCAATACGCTGCTTCCTGGAGACCTGCTGAGCGGAGAGTCCATGTGA
- the tnrc6c1 gene encoding trinucleotide repeat-containing gene 6C protein isoform X9: MEEKKKKKQEEKKKKEAAQKKAAEQKTKELPPQSGLTAHYENIPPSRSATTASTNSCSSWDPLIIDERDTEAWPSISCKESHVPAGCPLDTESISDISSMSMATGAGQQGHFSANHTSKANVSHSGGLLSSQGGASRGWGSGQSPASGEGKNEVSSTSVGARGWGSSNFNLNLNPNANPSAWPVLGHEGSGMGGGSSGGSNPPPNLCSPPGTLPSQGSSNSGSIGGPNGNSASNGGSGNGSTTWGSIMPSDSSEPHSTPSTNVSFSSEPQNLNTDGPNHTKQEPRSPGHSLSNWGVGPPGMGSFVQSQGGSSQVNGDREPIWGNGDAKSGGGSKDSDWDSGHWVQGGASGTSGWGQAASSGDWGKHSNIDTKGWNSSGSPTQEQQLNSWVRGPNAPASEGSSDSMECHHRRRDRSSRDETSPILPAQDMDPRVLCNTGWGQTPVRQHTAWETEEAARSNRKNDIGTEAWGSSSNAANVGPTSNSGSANPNSGTTSRPDSGGKSEGPCPSTGAAPGWGTAMSSPQAGSGWADTTSNKKPSIGPGDWGSTSAGGPGGNLQKSGQTWGSEEKSPTWEDSHAKAKPQCWVEGPKSHGWGNGPGGESGSGGEWGEPGDGKKNGPSSSTWEGEGTGLNEGSRGWTKPSAGVGGNWGEAQRPSVPPQGWNNKPQEGTNGNSTSGSMGSWGGPSSVKQSCSGWNGGNGGGVKPDHTGDPTGWEEPSPPSIRRKMEIDDGTSVWGDPSTYNKTVNLWDRNNPGMQGKPGPSNANNVPNNHHHHPHHNQPPIQSHNHGGPNSNNNHISPDNAGPHQTGPSHNRTTHMNPGWGEMTNAHSKPEPLWGEPAAPAASVDNGTSAWGKPPGSCGSWGENGPEVYSRGNGPPGSAPCKPAPKSMQDSWGGGEDMGLSAGQWEQDEGDMWNNTASQESNSSCSSWGNPPKKGPPKGKVTNKQDETWIMNRLIKQLTDMGFPRDPAEEALKSNNMNLDQAMSALLEKKTELDKRGMGMSDYNNGLVNKPMGCRPSVISKESSSDRPPFLDKDAGLADDAQTSPFMPSPSLKLPMGSAALPGQSLGVAMQNLNNRQMQSGVFGSSGAAQARALQQQPPPQPSVPPLNSSQPSLRAQVPQFLSPQVQAQLLQFAAKNIGLNPALLTSPINPQHMTLLNQLYQLQLAYQRLQIQQQMLQAQRSVSGPIRQQEQQVARTINNMQQQIQQHQRQLAQALLMKQQQQQPPPSHPGLHPNAGKSALDTFPSHPQASSLSVSDLQTKEPQSSPNSFSPYPISGLNPNMNVNCMEVGGLSIKDSPQPQSRLSQWTHPNSMDNLSGNSSPMEPNFNKHGAISAGPSLGPPSKPPLDDSYSPYNLISSSDSPASPLAPHDSWGQGKNANDKISNGTNVNWPPEFCPGVPWKGLQNIDPETDPNVTPGSVPSGPTINTNIQDVNRYLLRDRSGGKLSDMKSTWSPGPISHTQASLSHELWKVPQGPRNTTAPTRPPPGLTNTKPSSTWGGNTLGLVASWGGSYSSVGTTWSTDSSSRSTSWLVLRNLTPQIDGSTLRTLCMQHGPLITFHLNLTQGNAVVRYSSKEEAAKAQKSLHMCVLGNTTILAEFAGEEEVNRFFAQGQSLTPTTSWQANPGTNQTRLGGGGTAATHPIGHWNSSSLGGGGAGTGSGGKASNELLWGGVPQYSSLWGPPSAEDGRVVGSPTPINTLLPGDLLSGESM; this comes from the exons AGCTGCCCCCGCAAAGTGGCCTGACAGCGCATTATGAGAATATACCCCCCAGTCGCAGTGCCACTACAGCCTCTACTAACAGCTGCAGCAGCTGGGATCCACTGATTATTGACGAGCGCGATACGGAGGCTTGGCCATCAATTTCATGCAAAGAAAGCCACGTTCCTGCAGGATGCCCTTTGGACACTGAAAGTATCAGTGACATCAGCAGCATGAGCATGGCCACTGGAGCTGGCCAGCAAGGCCATTTCTCCGCCAATCACACAAGCAAAGCCAATGTCAGCCACTCAGGAGGCCTGCTCTCTAGTCAGGGTGGGGCCAGCAGAGGCTGGGGCTCTGGCCAATCTCCTGCCAGTGGAGAAGGGAAGAATGAAGTCTCCAGCACATCAGTGGGAGCCAGGGGTTGGGGCTCCTCTAACTTTAACTTGAACTTAAACCCTAATGCCAACCCCTCTGCCTGGCCAGTTCTGGGGCATGAAGGGTCTGGCATGGGTGGCGGCAGCTCAGGGGGAAGCAACCCTCCTCCTAATCTCTGTAGCCCACCGGGCACTCTGCCCAGCCAGGGCTCTAGCAACAGTGGCAGTATAGGTGGTCCCAATGGAAATTCTGCAAGTAATGGTGGCAGTGGCAATGGCAGTACCACATGGGGTAGTATTATGCCCAGTGACTCCTCAGAGCCACACTCCACCCCATCCACGAATGTGTCTTTCAGCTCTGAACCTCAGAACCTTAACACTGATGGACCAAATCACACTAAGCAGGAGCCCAGAAGTCCTGGTCACAGCCTGTCAAACTGGGGGGTTGGACCTCCAGGCATGGGCTCATTTGTTCAATCCCAAGGAGGATCCTCGCAGGTCAACGGGGATAGGGAACCTATTTGGGGTAATGGAGATGCCAAGTCTGGTGGTGGCTCAAAAGACTCTGATTGGGACTCAGGGCACTGGGTACAAGGAGGGGCCTCGGGCACTTCTGGCTGGGGACAAGCTGCCTCATCTGGTGACTGGGGTAAGCATTCCAACATTGACACCAAAGGATGGAATTCTTCAGGCTCTCCCACCCAAGAACAGCAGCTAAATTCTTGGGTCCGTGGGCCCAATGCCCCAGCTAGTGAGGGAAGTAGTGACAGCATGGAATGCCATCATCGCAGGAGGGATCGATCATCAAGAGATGAGACTTCTCCTATTCTGCCTGCCCAGGATATGGATCCTCGGGTTTTGTGCAACACAGGCTGGGGACAAACACCTGTGCGGCAGCATACTGCTTGGGAAACCGAAGAAGCTGCTCGCTCCAACCGCAAGAATGACATTGGAACTGAGGCCTGGGGCTCGTCTTCAAATGCAGCCAATGTAGGACCAACATCTAATTCTGGCAGTGCCAACCCAAACTCAGGCACTACATCCAGACCTGACTCTGGAGGCAAGAGTGAAGGCCCCTGCCCTAGTACTGGTGCTGCACCTGGATGGGGCACAGCAATGTCATCACCCCAGGCTGGCTCTGGTTGGGCAGATACAACCAGCAACAAGAAACCTTCAATTGGTCCTGGAGATTGGGGCAGCACCTCAGCTGGAGGCCCAGGAGGCAACCTGCAGAAAAGTGGTCAGACTTGGGGTTCGGAAGAGAAGTCTCCGACCTGGGAAGACAGTCACGCTAAAGCCAAACCACAGTGCTGGGTTGAGGGACCCAAATCTCACGGGTGGGGTAATGGACCTGGTGGAGAAAGTGGTTCTGGAGGAGAATGGGGTGAACCTGGAGATGGAAAGAAAAATGGTCCCTCCAGCTCTACCTGGGAGGGAGAGGGTACAGGCTTAAATGAGGGATCCAGAGGATGGACCAAGCCTTCTGCTGGAGTAGGAGGAAACTGGGGAGAAGCACAACGCCCCAGTGTGCCACCACAAGGATGGAATAACAAGCCTCAGGAGGGTACCAATGGCAATAGCACCAGTGGAAGCATGGGTTCTTGGGGAGGTCCTAGCTCGGTAAAGCAGAGTTGCTCTGGATGGAATGGAGGAAATGGTGGAGGTGTTAAACCTGACCACACTGGAGACCCCACTGGATGGGAGGAGCCCTCTCCACCCTCCATTCGCCGTAAGATGGAGATCGATGATGGTACCTCAGTTTGGGGTGACCCAAGCACTTACAACAAAACAGTCAATCTCTGGGACAGGAATAACCCTGGAATGCAAGGCAAACCAGGACCTAGCAATGCCAACAATGTACCCaacaaccatcatcatcatccccaTCATAATCAGCCTCCCATACAATCCCACAACCATGGAGGGCCAAACTCAAACAATAATCACATTTCTCCTGATAACGCTGGCCCACATCAAACAGGGCCATCTCACAATAGAACAACCCACATGAATCCAG GATGGGGAGAGATGACAAATGCCCATTCAAAACCTGAACCTTTATGGGGAGAGCCAGCAGCTCCTGCTGCAAGTGTGGACAATGGCACTTCAGCATGGGGCAAACCCCCAGGTAGCTGTGGCAGCTGGGGTGAAAACGGCCCTGAGGTCTATAGCCGAGGCAATGGACCCCCTGGATCTGCCCCCTGCAAACCTG cccCCAAATCTATGCAAGATAGTTGGGGAGGTGGTGAGGACATGGGCCTGTCTGCAGGGCAATGGGAGCAGGATGAGGGTGACATGTGGAACAACACTGCGTCTCAGGAGAGCAACTCCTCCTGCAGCTCCTGGGGCAACCCACCGAAAAAGGGCCCACCAAag GGAAAAGTCACAAACAAACAGGATGAAACCTGGATAATGAATCGTCTCATCAAGCAGTTGACTGACATGGGCTTCCCT AGAGACCCTGCCGAAGAAGCTCTTAAGAGCAACAACATGAACTTGGATCAGGCCATGA GCGCCCTGTTAGAGAAGAAGACGGAACTAGATAAAAGGGGGATGGGAATGTCTGACTACAACAACGGCCTAGTCAATAAACCAATGGGCTGTAGGCCTTCAGTCATCTCCAAAGAATCCTCCTCAGATCGACCCCCTTTCCTGGACAAG GATGCTGGGCTAGCAGATGATGCCCAAACCTCACCGTTTATGCCTTCTCCGAGCCTGAAGCTCCCAATGGGTAGTGCTGCACTCCCTGGCCAGAGTCTAGGAGTTGCCATGCAAAACTTGAACAACAGACAG atgCAGAGTGGAGTGTTTGGTAGTAGCGGAGCAGCACAAGCCCGGGCCCTGCAGCAGCAGCCTCCTCCCCAGCCGTCAGTGCCACCTCTCAACTCGTCCCAGCCTAGTCTACGCGCTCAAGTGCCTCAGTTTCTCAGCCCTCAG GTTCAAGCACagcttttacagtttgcagcaaaAAACATTGGTCTCAACCCTGCACTTTTAACCTCACCAATAAACCCTCAGCATATGACCCTGTTGAACCAACTTTATCAGCTGCAACTG GCGTACCAGCGTTTACAAATTCAGCAGCAGATGTTGCAGGCACAGCGCAGTGTTTCTGGCCCCATCCGACAGCAAGAGCAGCAA GTTGCACGTACAATCAATAACATGCAGCAACAGATCCAACAGCACCAGCGGCAGCTGGCTCAGGCTCTGCTGAtgaaacaacagcagcagcagccgcCCCCCTCACACCCAGGCCTGCATCCCAATGCAGGCAAATCAGCTCTGGACACATTTCCATCCCACCCCCAGGCCTCCAGCCTCTCTGTTTCCGACCTTCAGACCAAAGAGCCGCAGTCTTCTCCAAACTCCTTCTCACCCTACCCTATTT CTGGATTAAACCCTAACATGAATGTAAACTGCATGGAAGTGGGTGGCCTGTCCATTAAGGATTCTCCTCAGCCTCAGTCACGCCTGTCACAGTGGACACACCCAAACTCCATGGATAACCTCTCTGGCAACTCCTCCCCAATGGAGCCCAACTTCAACAAGCATG GTGCCATCTCTGCAGGCCCAAGTTTGGGTCCCCCTAGTAAACCACCACTAGATGACTCCTACAGTCCCTACAATCTGATTTCCAGCTCAGATTCTCCTGCCAGCCCTCTGGCACCTCACGATAGCTGGGGCCAGGGAAAGAATGCCAATGACAAGATCTCCAATGGGACCAATGTTAACTGGCCTCCAG AGTTTTGTCCAGGAGTGCCATGGAAAGGACTGCAGAATATTGACCCCGAGACAGACCCAAATGTGACCCCAGGGAGTGTTCCCAGCGGGCCCACCATCAACACCAATATTCAGGATGTGAACCGCTACCTGCTGAGGGACAGGAGTGGAG GCAAGCTGTCTGACATGAAGTCCACTTGGTCCCCGGGGCCCATCTCGCACACCCAGGCATCTCTATCTCATGAGCTTTGGAAAGTACCACAAGGGCCCCGCAACACGACAGCTCCCACACGGCCACCTCCAGGCCTGACCAACACCAAGCCCTCGTCCACATGGGGAGGAAACACACTTGGTCTGGTAGCTAGCTGGGGCGGCTCCTACTCCtcag TAGGTACCACATGGAGTACAGACAGCTCCAGCAGGAGCACTAGCTGGCTGGTTTTGAGAAACCTCACACCTCAG ATTGATGGTTCAACACTCCGAACACTGTGCATGCAGCACGGCCCGCTCATCACATTCCATCTCAACCTGACACAGGGCAATGCTGTGGTCCGCTACAGTTCTAAAGAGGAGGCTGCCAAAGCCCAGAAATCCCTACACAT GTGTGTTCTGGGAAACACCACTATACTGGCAGAGTTTGCTGGAGAAGAGGAGGTGAACCGCTTCTTTGCACAGGGTCAGTCCCTAACACCCACCACCAGCTGGCAGGCCAACCCTGGCACCAATCAAACACGGCTGGGAGGCGGAGGGACGGCGGCCACGCACCCCATCGGCCACTGGAATAGCAGTAGTCTGGGAGGAGGAGGGGCCGGGACGGGGTCCGGCGGAAAGGCGAGCAACGAGCTGCTGTGGGGGGGTGTACCGCAGTACTCCAGCCTGTGGGGGCCACCCAGCGCTGAGGATGGCCGAGTTGTCGGCAGCCCCACCCCAATCAATACGCTGCTTCCTGGAGACCTGCTGAGCGGAGAGTCCATGTGA